One segment of Xanthomonas oryzae pv. oryzae DNA contains the following:
- a CDS encoding aminotransferase class III-fold pyridoxal phosphate-dependent enzyme: MSVLAPLAPLRAHAGRRLTEGLDDATIARLAANHPALQQAIAAAAAEYALVRDDVADLLDLDEDGQISAVQEGFINFYADDAVTPYVALAARGPWVVTLKGAVLYDAGGYGMLGFGHTPAAVLDAMARPQVMANVMTPSLAQRRFDRALRAEIGHSRGSCPFVRFMCLNSGSEAVGLAARIVDTNAKLHTDPGARHAGATIKRLVVKGSFHGRTDRPGLYSDSSRKTYTKYLASYRDEDSVIAIAPYDVAALQRAFDEATRNHWFIEAVFLEPVMGEGDPGRALPAEFYAAARVLTRTHGSLLLVDSIQAGLRAHGVLSVVDYPGFEQLDPPDLETYSKALNAAQYPLSVLAVNEHAAQVYRKGTYGNTMTTNPRALDVACATLALFTPQVRDNIRLRGAQAIAKLEALQSELGGLITKVQGTGLLFSCELASQFKCYGAGSTEEWLRHRGVNVIHGGENSLRFTPHFAMDEDELDLLVGLIARALKEGPRQVQAEAA, from the coding sequence ATGTCCGTCCTTGCCCCGCTCGCCCCGCTGCGCGCCCATGCCGGCCGCCGCCTGACCGAAGGCCTGGACGACGCGACCATCGCGCGCCTGGCCGCAAACCACCCGGCTCTGCAACAGGCCATCGCTGCGGCGGCAGCGGAATACGCACTGGTGCGCGATGACGTCGCCGACCTGCTGGATCTGGACGAAGACGGCCAGATCAGCGCAGTGCAGGAAGGTTTCATCAACTTCTACGCCGACGATGCAGTGACGCCCTACGTGGCGCTGGCCGCACGCGGGCCGTGGGTGGTCACGCTCAAAGGTGCGGTGCTGTACGACGCCGGCGGCTACGGCATGCTCGGCTTCGGCCACACGCCGGCGGCGGTGCTTGACGCCATGGCGCGCCCGCAGGTGATGGCCAACGTGATGACGCCCAGCCTGGCGCAGCGCCGGTTTGATCGCGCCCTGCGCGCCGAGATCGGCCACAGCCGCGGCAGCTGCCCGTTCGTCCGCTTCATGTGTCTCAACTCCGGCTCCGAAGCGGTGGGCTTGGCCGCGCGTATCGTCGATACCAATGCCAAGCTGCACACCGACCCGGGCGCACGGCATGCCGGCGCCACCATCAAGCGCCTGGTGGTCAAGGGCAGTTTCCATGGCCGCACCGATCGCCCGGGCCTGTATTCGGATTCAAGCCGCAAGACCTACACCAAGTACCTGGCCAGCTATCGCGACGAGGACTCCGTCATCGCGATTGCGCCGTATGACGTGGCCGCGTTGCAACGCGCCTTCGACGAGGCCACGCGCAATCACTGGTTTATCGAAGCGGTATTCCTGGAGCCGGTGATGGGCGAAGGCGACCCTGGACGTGCGTTGCCGGCCGAGTTCTATGCCGCCGCGCGCGTGCTCACCCGTACCCATGGCAGCCTGCTGCTGGTCGATTCCATCCAGGCCGGGCTGCGCGCGCATGGCGTGCTGTCGGTGGTGGACTACCCGGGCTTCGAGCAGCTCGACCCGCCGGATCTGGAAACCTATTCCAAGGCACTGAACGCTGCGCAGTACCCGCTGTCGGTGCTGGCAGTGAACGAGCACGCCGCGCAGGTGTATCGCAAGGGCACCTACGGCAACACCATGACCACCAACCCGCGCGCGCTCGATGTGGCCTGCGCCACGCTGGCATTGTTTACGCCGCAAGTGCGCGACAACATCCGTCTCCGCGGTGCGCAGGCGATTGCCAAACTGGAAGCGCTGCAATCCGAACTCGGCGGCTTGATCACCAAGGTGCAAGGCACCGGCCTGCTGTTCTCCTGCGAGCTGGCATCGCAATTCAAGTGCTACGGCGCCGGTTCGACCGAAGAGTGGTTGCGCCATCGTGGCGTCAACGTGATCCACGGCGGCGAGAATTCGCTGCGCTTCACCCCGCATTTCGCAATGGATGAAGACGAGCTCGATCTACTGGTCGGCTTGATCGCGCGTGCGCTCAAGGAAGGCCCACGTCAGGTG